The following proteins are co-located in the Marinomonas profundi genome:
- a CDS encoding NAD(P)H-dependent glycerol-3-phosphate dehydrogenase, whose translation MKHSVCVLGGGSFGTALANIMAKNGHQVSQWMRNEEQVEEINLTGLNSRYLPNAPLHRELLATSNLEQAIRDSDTVFVSIPSKSFEQVVQRIEPWLTADKILISTTKGFNPNRFELMSDILRRNPITQKIGVLSGPNLAKEIAAGQMTGSVIASVDDQVRRRVIELLKSPTFRVYENKDSAGVELAGALKNIYAIVCGLAKALKVGENTMAMILTRSLAEMSRFAVHFGANPMTFLGLAGMGDLIATCTSPLSRNYRVGFAIGSGENLEDAVGGIGEVAEGVNTLKMVVDEAHKHGLYMPLAEGLSKLLFENATLESLIGSMMTGEQKWDVEFATNEENNNV comes from the coding sequence ATGAAGCATTCGGTATGTGTATTAGGGGGTGGCAGTTTTGGCACCGCTTTGGCCAATATTATGGCCAAAAATGGGCATCAAGTGAGCCAGTGGATGCGCAATGAGGAGCAGGTTGAAGAGATCAACTTGACGGGATTAAATAGTCGCTATTTGCCCAATGCGCCATTGCATCGAGAATTATTAGCGACGAGTAATTTAGAGCAGGCAATACGCGACAGCGATACAGTGTTTGTTTCGATTCCCTCGAAGTCGTTTGAGCAGGTAGTGCAGCGAATTGAGCCTTGGTTGACGGCGGATAAAATATTAATCAGCACCACTAAGGGATTTAATCCAAATCGTTTTGAACTTATGAGTGATATTTTGCGTCGAAACCCTATTACGCAAAAAATAGGGGTGCTGAGTGGCCCTAATTTGGCCAAAGAGATTGCCGCAGGTCAAATGACTGGATCGGTTATCGCCAGTGTGGACGACCAAGTGCGTCGGCGGGTAATTGAGCTGTTAAAGTCGCCCACTTTTCGTGTCTATGAAAACAAAGACAGCGCTGGGGTTGAGCTGGCGGGTGCGTTAAAAAATATTTATGCAATTGTATGCGGTCTTGCCAAAGCCTTAAAGGTGGGTGAAAACACGATGGCAATGATATTGACCCGTAGCTTGGCAGAAATGAGCCGATTTGCGGTGCACTTTGGTGCAAACCCAATGACGTTTTTAGGGCTTGCTGGGATGGGAGACTTAATTGCGACTTGCACTTCGCCTTTGAGTCGCAATTATCGCGTGGGGTTTGCCATTGGTTCCGGGGAGAATCTAGAAGATGCAGTGGGGGGCATTGGCGAGGTGGCTGAAGGTGTGAATACCTTGAAAATGGTGGTGGATGAGGCTCATAAGCATGGTTTGTATATGCCGCTTGCTGAAGGTTTGTCTAAATTATTGTTTGAAAACGCCACGCTGGAATCGTTGATTGGTTCAATGATGACGGGTGAGCAAAAATGGGATGTCGAATTTGCGACAAATGAGGAGAATAATAATGTCTAA
- a CDS encoding patatin-like phospholipase family protein, which produces MNTKKTVALILGSGAARGHAHIGVIQAVEERGYDIISISGCSIGAIVGGVFAAGKLPEYREWAESLDRLSVIRLLDMSLLNGGYIKGDRFFEKIQGMIGEPAIESLPIDYTSVAVDLLNQKEFWFQRGDLISAMRASSAIPSIVSPVSLNGRMYVDGGVLNPLPIIPSVPAGADYIIAVDLNGPAEGVLENVSGERPSAPAWWLNTKGFFAKEKDDAEEKPKYSPESWGRLQTINMMFETMQESLTQYKLAGYPPDLLISMPKDISGFYEFWRAKELIDFGYDVALKALDGLESPSSSYFSFPKGY; this is translated from the coding sequence GTGAATACAAAAAAAACAGTGGCTCTTATCTTGGGCAGCGGCGCGGCGCGCGGTCATGCGCATATTGGCGTGATTCAGGCTGTTGAAGAGCGTGGTTATGATATTATTAGTATTTCTGGTTGTTCTATTGGTGCCATTGTCGGTGGCGTTTTTGCCGCAGGCAAGCTGCCAGAGTATCGTGAGTGGGCAGAATCGCTTGATCGCCTGAGCGTGATTCGCTTATTGGACATGTCCTTGTTGAATGGCGGCTATATTAAAGGCGATCGTTTTTTCGAGAAGATCCAAGGCATGATAGGGGAACCTGCTATTGAGTCTTTGCCTATTGATTATACCTCCGTTGCGGTGGATCTGTTGAATCAGAAAGAGTTCTGGTTTCAGCGTGGCGACTTGATTAGCGCGATGCGTGCTTCTTCTGCGATCCCTTCTATTGTGTCGCCCGTGTCATTAAATGGTCGGATGTACGTTGATGGCGGTGTTTTGAACCCTTTGCCTATTATTCCTTCTGTGCCAGCGGGGGCGGATTACATTATTGCAGTGGATCTAAATGGTCCAGCAGAAGGCGTGTTAGAAAATGTTTCAGGTGAACGTCCTAGTGCGCCTGCTTGGTGGTTAAATACAAAAGGTTTCTTTGCTAAAGAAAAAGACGATGCAGAAGAAAAACCTAAATACTCGCCAGAAAGCTGGGGGCGTTTACAAACCATTAACATGATGTTTGAAACCATGCAGGAGTCTCTTACTCAGTACAAGCTGGCTGGCTACCCACCAGATTTATTGATTTCGATGCCGAAAGATATTTCTGGCTTTTACGAGTTCTGGCGAGCGAAGGAGCTGATTGATTTTGGTTACGATGTTGCGCTGAAAGCGCTCGATGGTTTGGAGTCCCCATCTTCAAGTTATTTCTCTTTTCCCAAGGGCTATTAG
- a CDS encoding Maf family protein, whose protein sequence is MQTQLILGSSSPYRKALLERLRIPFECHSPDIDESPLAQESAADLVKRLSIAKAFAVHHERLSNKKSTDAIIIASDQVAVLGTKILGKPLTENNAIKQLSEFSGKKVSFLTGLCVFNQQDQTYQYRLNEYHVYFRTLTEPEIIHYVTLEQPLDCAGSFKCEGLGVCLFDKMEGSDPNSLIGLPLISLCHLLRELNINPISTKIDNPTLN, encoded by the coding sequence ATGCAAACACAGCTTATCTTAGGTTCTTCGTCTCCTTATCGAAAAGCGCTATTAGAGCGCCTGAGAATCCCCTTCGAATGCCATTCACCCGACATTGACGAAAGCCCGCTCGCTCAAGAATCCGCTGCAGACTTAGTAAAACGCCTCTCCATCGCCAAAGCCTTCGCCGTTCACCACGAGCGCCTATCAAATAAAAAATCGACTGATGCCATCATTATTGCATCCGACCAAGTCGCCGTTTTAGGCACCAAAATCTTAGGCAAACCGCTCACCGAAAACAACGCCATCAAACAGCTTTCTGAGTTCAGCGGTAAAAAAGTGAGTTTTTTAACTGGCCTCTGTGTGTTCAACCAACAAGATCAAACCTATCAATATCGATTAAATGAATACCACGTGTATTTTAGAACACTAACCGAGCCAGAAATCATCCATTACGTGACCCTAGAGCAGCCTCTCGACTGCGCAGGAAGCTTTAAATGCGAAGGTCTGGGCGTATGCCTGTTTGACAAAATGGAAGGCAGCGACCCAAACAGCTTAATCGGGCTGCCGCTTATTTCGTTATGTCACTTACTGAGAGAGCTAAACATTAACCCTATCAGCACAAAGATCGACAACCCAACACTAAACTAA
- a CDS encoding alpha/beta hydrolase gives MGNEIVYQLPHTEIAGLQWLPKNASALKILSLHGWLDNAESFSNLSPHLANFSHTAIDFAGHGLSIHRPAGSFYHLWDHVLDVVSILNQSKQSVWLIGHSMGGAVAMLVAAIAPDKVRGLIVLDNMGPLSASPSERVVNLQRSVNKMLKYRLGKDTRYPTKEAMVLARMEGFTSLSRLASTILVDRGARQNDEGGWVWRHDGKLTFPSPFRMDEEGVEAFIQEIKCPTLALVANNGIYQDNRLLVDKRAAQFPWIKLKWLDGNHHFHLEPDSCALVAAEIQQFIDQN, from the coding sequence ATGGGAAATGAAATTGTCTATCAGTTGCCGCATACAGAAATAGCGGGATTGCAGTGGTTACCAAAGAACGCATCAGCATTAAAGATTTTGTCATTACATGGCTGGTTAGACAACGCCGAGAGTTTTTCTAATTTATCGCCGCATTTAGCGAATTTTTCGCATACCGCGATTGATTTTGCGGGTCATGGTTTGTCCATTCATCGCCCCGCAGGAAGTTTTTATCACCTATGGGACCATGTGTTGGATGTGGTGTCTATTTTGAATCAATCCAAGCAAAGTGTTTGGCTGATTGGTCACAGTATGGGGGGCGCGGTTGCGATGCTTGTGGCGGCCATTGCGCCCGATAAAGTTCGCGGTTTGATTGTGTTGGATAATATGGGGCCGTTGAGTGCCTCGCCAAGCGAACGCGTTGTGAATTTACAGCGTTCAGTCAATAAAATGCTTAAGTACCGTTTAGGGAAAGACACCCGTTACCCCACCAAAGAGGCGATGGTGTTGGCAAGAATGGAGGGTTTTACCTCGTTATCACGGTTGGCGTCTACAATATTAGTAGATCGAGGTGCTAGGCAAAATGATGAAGGTGGTTGGGTTTGGCGCCATGACGGCAAATTGACTTTTCCCTCACCTTTTCGAATGGATGAAGAGGGTGTTGAGGCTTTTATTCAAGAAATTAAGTGCCCAACGCTGGCTTTGGTGGCGAATAACGGTATCTATCAGGACAATCGTTTGCTGGTCGATAAGCGGGCAGCGCAGTTTCCTTGGATAAAACTTAAATGGCTAGACGGTAATCATCATTTTCATCTTGAGCCTGATAGTTGTGCCCTTGTTGCTGCTGAAATCCAGCAATTTATTGATCAAAACTAA
- a CDS encoding DUF4389 domain-containing protein, giving the protein MSKPGYADQGFWFRVIFMLLYWVVLNIAVTVFGFLLVLVSLVKLGSKHEPVTLSNWLQGVTAFIGQIFAFLAYKTEEKPFPFQPWPQVSVDEEA; this is encoded by the coding sequence ATGTCTAAACCAGGGTATGCGGATCAAGGATTTTGGTTTCGCGTGATTTTTATGCTGCTGTATTGGGTGGTATTAAACATTGCCGTGACTGTGTTTGGTTTTTTGCTCGTTTTGGTAAGTTTAGTGAAGCTCGGTTCAAAGCATGAGCCTGTTACCTTGTCTAATTGGCTGCAAGGCGTGACGGCTTTTATTGGTCAAATCTTTGCCTTTTTAGCCTATAAAACCGAAGAAAAACCCTTTCCGTTTCAGCCTTGGCCTCAGGTGAGTGTGGATGAAGAAGCGTAA
- the sixA gene encoding phosphohistidine phosphatase SixA translates to MKKRKRLYVLRHGNAQPYGYDQDERRELTELGVAEVKVVAQAFKAKSERFDVVMVSPYIRAQQTAKVFLADLDVSVEVKECSLITPNGREMEVALWLSEQPYESILLVTHQPFAHQFIDFLVDEPLPVNFAMTTATLAAVEGDFIAGACCQFRWHLSPL, encoded by the coding sequence ATGAAGAAGCGTAAACGTCTTTATGTCTTACGTCATGGCAATGCTCAGCCTTATGGCTATGATCAAGATGAACGTCGAGAGCTAACCGAATTGGGTGTGGCCGAGGTGAAGGTGGTTGCTCAGGCATTTAAGGCCAAGTCGGAAAGGTTCGATGTGGTGATGGTGAGTCCTTATATTCGTGCTCAGCAGACGGCGAAAGTTTTTCTAGCGGACCTTGATGTGTCTGTTGAAGTGAAAGAATGCTCTTTGATTACGCCAAATGGTCGCGAGATGGAGGTGGCTCTTTGGTTAAGTGAGCAGCCTTATGAGTCAATTTTATTGGTGACTCATCAGCCTTTTGCCCATCAATTTATTGATTTTTTAGTGGATGAACCCCTGCCGGTAAATTTTGCCATGACCACTGCGACGTTAGCGGCAGTGGAAGGGGATTTTATTGCTGGGGCTTGTTGCCAGTTTAGATGGCATTTATCCCCTTTATAG
- a CDS encoding DUF4892 domain-containing protein: MVKRRVLLLCSLCLLSSLSFASVLSIEPYRDAQLVKSRSQADQGVDVPLSKIQRAGRGWEPESVVRIQGDYISTLYKIDRNALLPDVYSHYETRILNNGYRVLFQCDSRSCGSSNAWANNFFGDYLLYGADQNQYLLVVKNDQDVYRILYINRRGAGDVMVRMDEVKSAEARGSEANITAQMDAQDTPRIRRFINDLSPGQKVIGFVTSRQTNALNAIEAGDQLISTISAGLGDQLKDRVRFINLADLGRESLGVGRISFVYVRP, from the coding sequence ATGGTAAAGCGTCGTGTACTATTACTTTGCTCGCTCTGTTTGTTAAGCAGCTTGTCTTTCGCTAGTGTGTTGAGCATTGAACCTTATCGAGATGCACAGCTTGTTAAAAGTCGCTCTCAGGCGGATCAAGGTGTTGATGTGCCTCTGAGCAAAATTCAGCGAGCAGGTCGAGGTTGGGAGCCTGAATCGGTTGTGCGCATTCAGGGGGATTACATCAGTACGCTTTACAAAATTGATCGTAATGCGCTTTTGCCTGATGTCTATTCTCATTATGAGACGCGAATACTGAATAATGGCTATCGCGTTTTATTTCAATGCGATAGCCGTAGTTGCGGCAGTAGTAATGCGTGGGCGAATAACTTCTTTGGCGATTATCTTTTGTATGGCGCAGATCAGAATCAATACTTATTGGTGGTGAAAAACGATCAGGATGTCTATCGAATTCTTTACATCAATCGCCGTGGTGCAGGCGATGTTATGGTGCGTATGGATGAAGTGAAATCAGCAGAAGCCAGAGGGAGCGAAGCAAATATTACTGCTCAGATGGATGCGCAGGATACCCCTCGAATACGTCGCTTTATAAATGATTTGTCACCGGGACAAAAAGTCATTGGCTTTGTTACCAGTCGGCAAACGAACGCCTTGAACGCAATAGAAGCTGGGGATCAACTTATTTCAACGATTTCTGCCGGCTTGGGCGATCAGCTTAAGGATAGAGTGCGCTTTATAAACTTGGCAGACCTTGGTCGTGAGTCGCTAGGTGTTGGGCGTATTTCCTTTGTTTATGTTCGTCCTTAG